In Balaenoptera musculus isolate JJ_BM4_2016_0621 chromosome 19, mBalMus1.pri.v3, whole genome shotgun sequence, one genomic interval encodes:
- the ZNF606 gene encoding zinc finger protein 606 isoform X1: MAAINPWASWGILTDQSWGMAAVDPWASWALCPQDSTWCVEKTPEERRRAPRLLTAQAQEPVTFKDVAVDFTQEEWGQLDPVQRTLYRDVMLETYGHLLSVGNQIAKPEVISLLEQGEEPWSVEQAYPPQGTCPEWMRNLESKALIPTHSILEEEQSHSMKLERYIWDDPWFSRLEVLGCKDQLEMYHMNQSTAMRQMVFMQKQVLSQRGSEFCELGAGCSQSLSIVPSQKVSQIEHFYKPDTNAESWRCNSAIMYADKITCENNEYDKAFYHSMQPVHPARVQTGDNLFKCTDAVKSFNHILHFGDHMGMHTGEKLYEYKECHQIFNQSPSFSEHPGLHIGGNQYDYKEYENIFYFSSFMEHQKIGTVEKAYKYNEWEKVFGYDSFLTQHTSTYTAEKPYEYNECGTSFIWSSYLIQHKKTHTGEKPYECDKCGKVFRNRSALTKHERTHTGIKPYECNKCGKAFSWNSHLIVHKRIHTGEKPYVCNECGKSFNWNSHLIGHQRTHTGEKPFECTECGKSFSWSSHLIAHMRMHTGEKPFKCDECEKAFRDYSALSKHERTHSGAKPYKCTECGKSFSWSSHLIAHQRTHTGEKPYNCQECGKAFRERSALTKHEIIHSGIKPYECNKCGKSCSQMAHLVRHQRTHTGEKPYECNKCGKSFSQSCHLVAHRRIHTGEKPYKCNQCERSFNCSSHLIAHRRTHTGEKPYRCNECGKAFNESSSLIVHLRNHTGEKPYKCNHCEKAFCKNSSLIIHQRMHSGEKRFICTDCGKAFSGHSALLQHQRNHSEEKLCELN, encoded by the exons ATGGCAGCCATCAACCCGTGGGCTTCCTGGG GTATCCTTACGGACCAGTCCTGGGGGATGGCTGCTGTTGACCCGTGGGCCTCCTGGG CTCTGTGTCCTCAGGACTCTACCTGGTGCGTGGAGAAGACCcctgaggagaggaggagggcccCCAGGCTTCTGACAGCCCAGGCCCAG GAACCAGTGACCTTCAAGGATGTGGCTGTGGACTTCACCCAAGAGGAATGGGGGCAGCTGGACCCTGTTCAGAGGACCCTGTACCGTGATGTGATGCTGGAGACCTATGGGCATCTGCTCTCTGTGG GGAATCAGATCGCCAAGCCCGAGGTCATCTCCCTGTTGGAGCAAGGAGAAGAGCCGTGGTCAGTGGAGCAGGCATATCCTCCTCAAGGCACTTGTCCAG aATGGATGAGAAATCTTGAAAGCAAAGCGTTGATCCCAACACACAGCATTCTTGAGGAGGAACAGTCCCATAGCATGAAGTTGGAGAGATACATATGGGATGATCCTTGGTTCTCCAGGTTAGAAGTTTTGGGATGTAAAGACCAATTAGAAATGTATCACATGAACCAGAGTACAGCTATGAGGCAAATGGTCTTCATGCAAAAGCAAGTACTGTCTCAAAGAggctctgagttctgtgaacttGGGGCAGGGTGTAGCCAGAGCCTAAGCATTGTTCCATCTCAGAAAGTTTCTCAAATAGAACATTTCTATAAGCCTGATACAAATGCTGAAAGTTGGAGATGTAACTCAGCCATAATGTATGCAGATAAGATTACCTGTGAAAATAATGAGTATGACAAAGCCTTCTACCACTCCATGCAACCTGTTCACCCTGCAAGGGTGCAAACTGGagataatcttttcaaatgtACTGATGCTGTTAAATCTTTCAATCATATACTGCATTTTGGTGATCATATGGGAATGCAtacaggagaaaaactatatgaataTAAGGAATgccatcaaatctttaaccagaGCCCATCATTTAGTGAACATCCAGGACTTCATATTGGAGGAAACCAGTATGATTACAAAGAATATGAGAATATCTTTTACTTTTCATCCTTTATGGAACATCAAAAAATTGGTACTGTAGAGAAAGCATATAAATACAATGAATGGGAGAAAGTCTTTGGGTATGACTCATTCCTTACACAGCATACAAGCACTTACACTGCAGAGAAACCCTACGAATATAATGAATGTGGGACGTCTTTCATCTGGAGCTCTTACCTTATCCAACATAAGAAaactcatactggagagaaaccctatgaatgtgaTAAATGTGGAAAAGTTTTTAGGAATCGTTCAGCCCTTACTAAACATGAACGGACTCACACTGGAAtcaaaccctatgaatgtaataaatgtggaaaagccttcagcTGGAATTCTCATCTTATTGTACACAAGAGAattcatacaggagagaaaccttatgtatgtaatgaatgtgggaaatctttcaACTGGAACTCCCATCTTATTGGACATCAGAgaactcatactggagagaaaccttttgaatgtactgaatgtgggaaatctttcaGCTGGAGCTCCCATCTTATTGCTCACATGAGAAtgcatactggagagaaaccctttaAATGTGATGAATGTGAAAAAGCTTTTAGGGATTACTCAGCCCTTAGTAAACATGAAAGAACTCACTCTGGAGCAAAACCATATAAATGTACTGAATGTGGAAAATCCTTCAGCTGGAGCTCCCACCTTATTGCCCATCAGAgaactcacacaggagagaaaccctataacTGTCAGGAGTGTGGCAAAGCATTCAGAGAACGTTCAGCCCTCACTAAACATGAAATAATTCATTCTGGAATTAAGCCCTATGAATGTAATAAATGTGGAAAATCCTGCAGCCAGATGGCTCACCTTGTTAGACATCAAAGGactcatactggagagaagccctatgaGTGCAATAAATGTGGAAAATCCTTCAGCCAGAGTTGCCACCTTGTTGCCCATCGGAGAATCCacactggtgagaaaccctaCAAATGTAATCAATGTGAAAGATCCTTTAACTGTAGCTCTCATCTTATTGCACACAGGAgaactcatactggagagaaaccatatagatgtaatgaatgtgggaaagcatTTAATGAGAGTTCTTCCCTTATTGTACATCTGAGAAACcatactggagaaaaaccctaCAAATGTAATCATTGTGAGAAAGCTTTCTGTAAGAATTCTTCTCTTATTATTCATCAGAGAATGCATAGTGGAGAGAAACGCTTTATATGCACTGACTGTGGAAAAGCCTTTAGTGGTCACTCAGCCCTACTTCAACACCAGAGAAATCATAGTGAAGAGAAACTCTGTGAATTGAATTGa
- the ZNF606 gene encoding zinc finger protein 606 isoform X2: protein MRNLESKALIPTHSILEEEQSHSMKLERYIWDDPWFSRLEVLGCKDQLEMYHMNQSTAMRQMVFMQKQVLSQRGSEFCELGAGCSQSLSIVPSQKVSQIEHFYKPDTNAESWRCNSAIMYADKITCENNEYDKAFYHSMQPVHPARVQTGDNLFKCTDAVKSFNHILHFGDHMGMHTGEKLYEYKECHQIFNQSPSFSEHPGLHIGGNQYDYKEYENIFYFSSFMEHQKIGTVEKAYKYNEWEKVFGYDSFLTQHTSTYTAEKPYEYNECGTSFIWSSYLIQHKKTHTGEKPYECDKCGKVFRNRSALTKHERTHTGIKPYECNKCGKAFSWNSHLIVHKRIHTGEKPYVCNECGKSFNWNSHLIGHQRTHTGEKPFECTECGKSFSWSSHLIAHMRMHTGEKPFKCDECEKAFRDYSALSKHERTHSGAKPYKCTECGKSFSWSSHLIAHQRTHTGEKPYNCQECGKAFRERSALTKHEIIHSGIKPYECNKCGKSCSQMAHLVRHQRTHTGEKPYECNKCGKSFSQSCHLVAHRRIHTGEKPYKCNQCERSFNCSSHLIAHRRTHTGEKPYRCNECGKAFNESSSLIVHLRNHTGEKPYKCNHCEKAFCKNSSLIIHQRMHSGEKRFICTDCGKAFSGHSALLQHQRNHSEEKLCELN from the coding sequence ATGAGAAATCTTGAAAGCAAAGCGTTGATCCCAACACACAGCATTCTTGAGGAGGAACAGTCCCATAGCATGAAGTTGGAGAGATACATATGGGATGATCCTTGGTTCTCCAGGTTAGAAGTTTTGGGATGTAAAGACCAATTAGAAATGTATCACATGAACCAGAGTACAGCTATGAGGCAAATGGTCTTCATGCAAAAGCAAGTACTGTCTCAAAGAggctctgagttctgtgaacttGGGGCAGGGTGTAGCCAGAGCCTAAGCATTGTTCCATCTCAGAAAGTTTCTCAAATAGAACATTTCTATAAGCCTGATACAAATGCTGAAAGTTGGAGATGTAACTCAGCCATAATGTATGCAGATAAGATTACCTGTGAAAATAATGAGTATGACAAAGCCTTCTACCACTCCATGCAACCTGTTCACCCTGCAAGGGTGCAAACTGGagataatcttttcaaatgtACTGATGCTGTTAAATCTTTCAATCATATACTGCATTTTGGTGATCATATGGGAATGCAtacaggagaaaaactatatgaataTAAGGAATgccatcaaatctttaaccagaGCCCATCATTTAGTGAACATCCAGGACTTCATATTGGAGGAAACCAGTATGATTACAAAGAATATGAGAATATCTTTTACTTTTCATCCTTTATGGAACATCAAAAAATTGGTACTGTAGAGAAAGCATATAAATACAATGAATGGGAGAAAGTCTTTGGGTATGACTCATTCCTTACACAGCATACAAGCACTTACACTGCAGAGAAACCCTACGAATATAATGAATGTGGGACGTCTTTCATCTGGAGCTCTTACCTTATCCAACATAAGAAaactcatactggagagaaaccctatgaatgtgaTAAATGTGGAAAAGTTTTTAGGAATCGTTCAGCCCTTACTAAACATGAACGGACTCACACTGGAAtcaaaccctatgaatgtaataaatgtggaaaagccttcagcTGGAATTCTCATCTTATTGTACACAAGAGAattcatacaggagagaaaccttatgtatgtaatgaatgtgggaaatctttcaACTGGAACTCCCATCTTATTGGACATCAGAgaactcatactggagagaaaccttttgaatgtactgaatgtgggaaatctttcaGCTGGAGCTCCCATCTTATTGCTCACATGAGAAtgcatactggagagaaaccctttaAATGTGATGAATGTGAAAAAGCTTTTAGGGATTACTCAGCCCTTAGTAAACATGAAAGAACTCACTCTGGAGCAAAACCATATAAATGTACTGAATGTGGAAAATCCTTCAGCTGGAGCTCCCACCTTATTGCCCATCAGAgaactcacacaggagagaaaccctataacTGTCAGGAGTGTGGCAAAGCATTCAGAGAACGTTCAGCCCTCACTAAACATGAAATAATTCATTCTGGAATTAAGCCCTATGAATGTAATAAATGTGGAAAATCCTGCAGCCAGATGGCTCACCTTGTTAGACATCAAAGGactcatactggagagaagccctatgaGTGCAATAAATGTGGAAAATCCTTCAGCCAGAGTTGCCACCTTGTTGCCCATCGGAGAATCCacactggtgagaaaccctaCAAATGTAATCAATGTGAAAGATCCTTTAACTGTAGCTCTCATCTTATTGCACACAGGAgaactcatactggagagaaaccatatagatgtaatgaatgtgggaaagcatTTAATGAGAGTTCTTCCCTTATTGTACATCTGAGAAACcatactggagaaaaaccctaCAAATGTAATCATTGTGAGAAAGCTTTCTGTAAGAATTCTTCTCTTATTATTCATCAGAGAATGCATAGTGGAGAGAAACGCTTTATATGCACTGACTGTGGAAAAGCCTTTAGTGGTCACTCAGCCCTACTTCAACACCAGAGAAATCATAGTGAAGAGAAACTCTGTGAATTGAATTGa